The Gemmatimonadaceae bacterium DNA segment GACTACACGCCGAACGCGGTGCTCGAACGCAAGGTGCGCGCGGCAGTCCAAGGCGGCGAATCGCTCGCCGGCTTCGTCGGCGATGTTGCGAGCTCGGCACCCGTTCCGGGCGGCGGATCCGTCGTGGCGCTGGTGGGCTCGCTCGCCGCCGCGCTCGCGCAGATGGTCTCGGGCCTCACGGTGGGCCGCAAGAAGTACGCGGCCGTCGAAGACGAGATGAAGGAGCTGGGCCTGCGCGCCAACGCCCTCGTGCGTCGGCTCAAGGCGCTCAAGGACGAGGACGCCGCCGCGTACACGCTGGTCAGCAACGCCTACAAGCTGCCCAAGGACACACCCGAGCAGGAGACCGCGCGCACCGCGGCGATCCAAGCCGGCCTGATGAAGGCCGCCGAGGTGCCGTTGGAGACGGCGCGCTGGTGCGCCGAGGTGGCGGAGTTGGCGGCGATCTGCGCAGTGAAGGGCAACACCAACGCGGCGTCGGATGCGGGCGTCGGTGCGCTGCTCGCTGAAGCTGCGGCGAAGGGCGCGGCCTACAACGTGCGGATCAACGTGGTGGCGATGCCGGACAAGGCGGCGGGGGCGGCGCTGGCTGAGGAGGCGCAGCGGCTGGTTGCGGCGGCGTCCGATGCCGCCAAGCGCGCGACTTCGGCGGTCGAGGCGCAGCTCTAGAGCGTCGTCAGCACCCGCGGCCCTTCGGCCGTGATCGCCACCGTATGCTCGAAGTGCGCGCTCAGCGACCCGTCCAGCGTCACGATCGTCCACTTGTCGCTCAGCGTCTTGGTCGCCGGCCCGCCCGCGTTCACCATCGGCTCGATCGCCAACGTCATCCCCGTCTGGAGCCGCGGGCCACGCTTGGGCTTGCCGTAGTTGGGCACCTGCGGCTCCTCGTGCATCGACGCGCCGACGCCGTGGCCCACGAGGTCCTTCACCACGCTGAAGCCGGCCTTCTCCACCACCGCCGAACAGGCAGCGCCGAGGTCGCCGATGTGGTTGCCGAGCGTGCAGGCGTTGATGGCCGCGTAGAGCGACTGCTCGGTGACGTCCATCAGGCGCCGCGCTGCGGGGCTGATCTCGCCCACGGCGTAGGTCCAGGCGCTATCGGTGTGGAAGCCGCCGTAGTAGACGCCGATGTCCACCGTGATGAGGTCGCCGGCCTTGAGGATCCGCTTGGCGCTGGGGATCCCGTGCACGATCTCCTCGTTCAGCGAGATGCAGGCGGAGCCGGGGAAGCCGTACAGGCCCTTGAACGACGGCGTGGCGCCGGCGTGGGAGCGGATGAAGGTCTCCACCATCCGGTCGACCTCCAGCGTGGAGATCCCGGGCTGCAGCGCCGGCTTGATGTGCTGGTGCGTGGCGGCGAGGATGCGGCCGCTGGCCGCCATCGTCTCGAGCTCGCGGGGGCTCTTGAGCTGGATCACGGGCGTCCCGGGCCGCTCAGCGGCCGACCGCCCTCAGCGCGCGCGCGAAGACGTCGTCGAACGACCCGACGGCATCGATATGCTGCACGTTGGCGCCCTCGCCCACATACCAGTCGAGCACGG contains these protein-coding regions:
- the map gene encoding type I methionyl aminopeptidase, encoding MAASGRILAATHQHIKPALQPGISTLEVDRMVETFIRSHAGATPSFKGLYGFPGSACISLNEEIVHGIPSAKRILKAGDLITVDIGVYYGGFHTDSAWTYAVGEISPAARRLMDVTEQSLYAAINACTLGNHIGDLGAACSAVVEKAGFSVVKDLVGHGVGASMHEEPQVPNYGKPKRGPRLQTGMTLAIEPMVNAGGPATKTLSDKWTIVTLDGSLSAHFEHTVAITAEGPRVLTTL